A region of Bacillus cabrialesii DNA encodes the following proteins:
- a CDS encoding HesB/YadR/YfhF family protein: MNMTINEDALNWYKEELDLESGDQVRFFVRYGGCSNVQKGFSLGVAKDAPQEAGVTAEAGGITFFIEESDLWYFDNHDLLVSFSADADEPVFEYQ; this comes from the coding sequence ATGAATATGACAATTAACGAAGACGCATTGAACTGGTATAAAGAAGAGCTCGATTTAGAAAGCGGAGACCAGGTTCGCTTTTTCGTCCGCTATGGCGGATGCAGCAACGTTCAAAAGGGATTTTCCCTCGGTGTGGCGAAAGATGCCCCACAAGAGGCTGGAGTCACTGCAGAAGCCGGCGGCATCACCTTCTTTATTGAAGAAAGTGATCTGTGGTACTTTGATAACCACGACCTGCTAGTCAGCTTTTCAGCGGACGCTGATGAACCAGTTTTCGAATACCAATAA
- the plsY gene encoding glycerol-3-phosphate 1-O-acyltransferase PlsY, translating to MLIALLIFLAYLIGSIPSGLIVGKLAKGIDIREHGSGNLGATNAFRTLGVKAGSIVIAGDILKGTLATALPFLMHVDIHPLLAGVFAVLGHVFPVFAKFKGGKAVATSGGVLLFYAPLLFITMIAVFFIFLYLTKFVSLSSMLTGIYTVIYSLFVHDKYLLIVVTLLTIFVIYRHRANIKRIINKTEPKVKWL from the coding sequence ATGTTAATTGCTTTATTGATTTTTTTGGCCTACTTGATAGGCAGCATTCCATCTGGCTTAATTGTGGGCAAGCTCGCCAAGGGAATTGATATTCGAGAGCACGGAAGCGGCAACTTAGGCGCTACCAACGCATTCCGTACGCTTGGCGTAAAAGCTGGTTCGATCGTGATAGCCGGAGATATTTTGAAAGGGACGCTGGCAACTGCATTGCCTTTTCTCATGCATGTTGATATTCACCCGCTTCTTGCAGGAGTCTTTGCGGTTTTAGGCCATGTGTTTCCCGTCTTCGCCAAATTTAAAGGCGGCAAAGCCGTGGCAACGTCCGGAGGCGTCTTGCTATTTTATGCACCATTGTTATTTATCACGATGATCGCGGTATTTTTCATCTTTTTATACTTGACTAAATTTGTTTCTCTGTCATCAATGTTAACAGGGATCTACACTGTGATATATAGTCTCTTTGTTCATGATAAGTATTTATTGATTGTCGTTACCTTGCTCACTATTTTTGTGATATACAGACACCGGGCGAACATTAAACGAATTATCAATAAAACAGAACCTAAAGTAAAATGGTTATAA
- a CDS encoding CoA-binding protein: MQNPSKAEIKEILDKSKRIAVVGLSDRPDRTSYMVSKAMQDAGYDIIPVNPTIDEALGVKAVSSLQEIDGPIDIVNVFRRSEQLPGVAEEFLKTDAPVFWAQQGLANEEAYQMLKEKGRTVIMDLCIKVAHAVTK, translated from the coding sequence ATGCAAAACCCTTCCAAAGCGGAAATTAAAGAGATTCTTGATAAAAGCAAACGAATCGCGGTAGTCGGGCTTTCAGACCGGCCAGATAGAACGTCGTACATGGTTTCCAAAGCGATGCAGGATGCTGGTTATGACATCATTCCCGTCAATCCTACAATTGATGAGGCACTTGGTGTCAAAGCAGTTTCTTCTTTACAAGAGATTGACGGTCCGATTGACATCGTCAATGTATTCCGGCGCTCAGAACAGCTGCCAGGCGTGGCGGAAGAGTTTTTAAAGACAGATGCTCCAGTATTTTGGGCACAGCAAGGGCTTGCAAATGAAGAAGCCTATCAGATGCTAAAGGAAAAAGGCAGAACGGTGATCATGGATCTGTGCATAAAAGTGGCGCACGCTGTAACAAAATAG